One region of Scomber scombrus chromosome 10, fScoSco1.1, whole genome shotgun sequence genomic DNA includes:
- the LOC133987766 gene encoding uncharacterized protein LOC133987766, producing the protein MLRLLLCVAALSRLAGANTESIPAEIDISSCSISYFGQVYDKLYVGSDSGKLTVCFKAAYSSGADNDCLVASLSTVTQVSWLKEDNVVNAGSDYHTTLKFTGSSSCGAILNLKDANGKVHINYHFRTFGKLSGMQIKLEDTTASLAVDVQVGGKQLHQWSLTKKVTADTKDLSGCRHLGAAYETKTKGCDSKGQSVTCSSSAAVSTASCGQTERCKGNGECLFDAVCTVTGPEVIDINGQVGSVPDRCGYSLLSGTGFKLFAVFQERRRKDVSFVDHVILHLDAKNVNIQLGPGRNAKVGDSVQSLSSSPKKVHDVELSKDQTGVTAKMTLNKYVVSIFFDGTTAQIQMTGPGAGSLQGLCVNSKKTLSEVKSSDHSLADCEKKLTETPDVKPDCVAMTKHCNLLNEAPFTSCHAHVAPKPYIDVCTKTLCKYPAVDGLQCQFLEAYARACSTYSSDSLTGWKSKASCSAPQVVCQDTDCITHEFCGQDPVGRPRCLCRAKFADKYRSADTLGDKTVCKQNSASVSLPSCLLAEKGIDYSILRLNDETCKGQMDQKTRMVMFDYNSQKACGAIITAKDQKIIYENTIKTDDSGSSGEIYRHGSVKMDFSCFYVQPEVHDFIFKLKGGKAVKEIASGSWNYKMAIKLCGDKDCTKPFDPSKGITLDTIIYISVEAIGFDSNLIDLVLKSCIAKSKAGATYDLVVNGCGSPEDDTVKVMSNGRGTGSILAFKMFQFKGDNSGMSLLFKMKLCLKKDTKCMPVVSMATNKLPTLRMTPDYCFVLVLIIIIIIIPSIDI; encoded by the exons ATGCTCCGTCTGCTGCTCTGCGTGGCTGCACTGAGCCGACTCGcag GTGCAAACACTGAATCAATCCCGGCTGAAATCGACATCAGCAGCTGTTCCATCTCATATTTTGGACAAGTTTACGACAAACTGTAT GTCGGCAGCGACAGCGGCAAACTCACAGTGTGTTTCAAAGCCGCTTACAGCTCCGGAGCCGACAACGACTGTCTGGTGGCGTCTCTCAGCACAGTCACCCAGGTTTCATGGCTCAAAGAAGACAACGTGGTTAATGCTGGTTCAGATTATCACACAACTCTGAAGTTCACAGGTTCGTCCTCATGCGGTGCGATCCTGAATCTGAAGGATGCAAACGGCAAAGTGCAC attaactACCATTTCCGCACGTTTGGCAAACTATCTGGTATGCAAATAAAACTGGAAGACACTACGGCTTCTCTG GCTGTGGATGTGCAGGTCGGTGGGAAACAGCTGCATCAATGGTCTTTAACGAAGAAGGTTACAGCGGACACCAAGGACCTGAGCGGATGCAGACACTTAG gtgCTGCCTATGAAACCAAAACGAAGGGGTGCGACTCAAAGGGACAATCGGTTACCTGCAGCAGTTCAGCTGCCGTCAGCACCGCCTCCTGTGGCCAAACAGAGCGCTGCAAGGGAAACGGAGA GTGTCTGTTTGATGCCGTTTGCACCGTGACCGGCCCAGAAGTCATCGATATCAATGGCCAAGTTGGTTCTGTCCCGGATCGCTGTGGATACTCTCTGCTGTCAGGGACGGGCTTCAAGCTGTTCGCCGTCTTCCAAGAACGTCGCCGTAAAGATGTGAGTTTTGTGGACCATGTGATCCTGCATCTGGACGCCAAGAATGTCAACATTCAGCTGGGACCTGGCAGGAACGCGAAG GTGGGCGACTCGGTGCAGAGTCTGAGCAGTTCACCCAAGAAGGTTCATGATGTTGAGCTGTCAAAGGACCAAACCGGAGTCACCGCCAAGATGACGCTCAACAAATACGTTGTTTCGATCTTCTTTGACGGCACCACCGCACAGATCCAAATGACAg GACCAGGAGCAGGTTCCCTCCAGGGTTTATGTGTGAACTCCAAGAAAACTTTGAGTGAAGTGAAGTCCTCTGACCACAGCCTTGCCGA CTGTGAAAAGAAGCTCACTGAGACTCCTGACGTTAAGCCCGACTGTGTCGCCATGACTAAACA CTGTAACCTGCTGAATGAGGCTCCGTTCACTTCCTGTCACGCTCATGTCGCTCCGAAGCCGTACATCGACGTCTGCACCAAGACGCTGTGTAAATACCCGGCGGTGGACGGTCTGCAGTGTCAGTTCCTGGAGGCGTACGCCAGAGCCTGCAGCACGTACAGCAGTGACTCGCTGACCGGCTGGAAGTCAAAGGCCAGCTGCT cCGCCCCTCAGGTCGTCTGTCAGGACACCGACTGCATTACTCACGAGTTCTGCGGTCAGGATCCCGTCGGTCGACCTCGATGCCTCTGTCGCGCCAAATTCGCCGACAAATACAGATCAGCTGACACTTTGG GTGACAAGACGGTATGCAAGCAGAACTCCGCCTCCGTGTCTCTGCCCAGTTGTCTCCTGGCAGAGAAAGGCATCGACTACTCGATCTTACGCCTCAATGATGAAACCTGTAAAGGTCAGATGGACCAGAAGACCCGCATGGTGATGTTTGACTACAACAGCCAAAAAGCCTGCGGGGCGATCATCACG GCCAAAGACCAAAAAATCATCTACGAGAACACCATCAAGACAGACGACAGCGGCTCCTCTGGTGAGATCTATCGCCACGGATCGGTCAAAATGGACTTCTCCTGCTTCTACGTCCAGCCGGAGGTCCACGACTTTATCTTCAAACTCAAAGGCGG caaaGCAGTGAAGGAGATTGCGTCCGGATCCTGGAATTACAAGATGGCTATCAAACTGTGCGGCGACAAGGACTGCACCAAACCGTTCGACCCTTCAAAGGGCATCACCCTGGACACGATCATCTACATCAGCGTGGAAGCCATCGGGTTTGACTCAAACCTGATCGACCTGGTTCTCAAGTCCTGCATTGCGAAGAGCAAGGCCGGAGCGACGTACGACCTCGTCGTCAATGG CTGTGGGAGCCCGGAGGACGACACGGTGAAGGTAATGAGTAACGGAAGAGGAACGGGAAGCATCTTGGCCTTCAAGATGTTCCAGTTCAAAGGGGACAACAGCGGCATGAGCCTGCTGTTCAAGATGAAGCTGTGTTTGAAGAAGGACACCAAATGCATGCcg GTCGTTTCCATGGCGACCAACAAGCTGCCAACCCTCAGAATGACCCCAGATTACTGCTTCGTCCTcgtcctcatcatcatcatcatcatcataccaAGCATTGATATTTGA